The following are encoded together in the Kribbella voronezhensis genome:
- a CDS encoding SRPBCC domain-containing protein has protein sequence MTGYVATAEAEISASPDQVWDVLTDPEQIKKFMFGTEVKTDWQPGSPISWQGVYEGKDYEDKGEILAVEPGRLLKVTHYSPLSGQPDVPENYHTLTYELADRGTKTHLSLSQDNNASEEEAEHSRGMWEMLVNGVKEAAERG, from the coding sequence GTGACTGGATATGTGGCTACGGCCGAGGCCGAGATCAGTGCTTCGCCGGATCAGGTGTGGGATGTGCTGACGGATCCCGAGCAGATCAAGAAGTTCATGTTCGGGACCGAGGTGAAGACCGACTGGCAGCCGGGGAGTCCGATCAGCTGGCAGGGGGTGTACGAAGGGAAGGACTACGAGGACAAGGGTGAGATTCTCGCGGTGGAGCCCGGGCGGTTGCTGAAGGTGACGCACTACAGCCCGTTGAGTGGGCAGCCGGATGTGCCGGAGAACTATCACACACTCACCTACGAACTGGCCGATCGCGGTACGAAGACGCACCTGTCGCTCAGCCAGGACAACAACGCCAGCGAGGAGGAGGCCGAGCACTCGCGCGGGATGTGGGAGATGCTCGTGAACGGCGTGAAGGAGGCCGCGGAACGCGGCTGA